The Bubalus bubalis isolate 160015118507 breed Murrah chromosome 21, NDDB_SH_1, whole genome shotgun sequence genome segment CAACCATCCTGGCTGTAATGGACCCTCTATCCTGCAGTAATCCTAGCACATCAGAACTAAAATGATCattattttcaaaagttaaaaaaagaaaaaggataaaaaaatgttGACCAGGATATgggaaaacttatttttatatactactACTAAAAATATGTTAGCATAATCATTCTAAGGGCTATTTCAAAGCAACTGTTAAAATCCATGGTGGATGGAGGAggaatggactgggagtttgggattagcaaatgcaaattGTAAAAcgcatataactgaatcactgtgctgtaccagaaactaataaaatatcataaatcaactatacttcaataaaatgattttttaattaaaaaaatattatgattttatttaaagatttattgacttttaaaaaaatttttgtttgtgctgggtcttcaatgcTGCGCAcatttcctctagttgcagagagcaggggcttttcttgttgtagaacatgggctctaggtgtgtgggcttcagtagctagGGCTCagtaggcacacaggcttagttgctccgtggcatgtgggatcttcccagaccaaggatcgaacccatgtcccctgcattggcaggcagattattaaccactaggccaccagggaagccctgtgatttTCTTAAAATCTGAAGGACAGGATACCTTTAGACCAAGGAACAGCACATATAAAATGcttggtcttttgtttctttttcttccctcctccttttttGAGGGTTAAGAGAAGGAGTTATGGAAATTAATAAGTTAAACTTGGGAGATAGGAAAAAGTGTCTGTGTATGACCTATCTGAGCCATCGCTAAGATTACAtgtaaataactgaaaaaatggTGGCTCCTGCTCGTTGGATGTCAAGTGATACAGTGGAAAGAACACAGGCTTTGGGGCTGCTTTCTCACATGGTGGTCTTTTTGGTAGAAATAATGATAAGACCTGATTGTCTTGTCATACAGTCAGGTTCTGCATGTGCTCTCACGTTTAATCCTCACAGTGTACCCATAAAGCAAGTACTATCATTACtgcccttttatttatttgtattattttttgaaaagctCTCTGAAGAAGCTACAGaatttttggtggtggtggtgttatttttatttgttttagttttggcCACGCCGTACAGCATTCAgcatctcagttccccagccagggattgaacctaggccatggcagtgagagcaccaaatcctaaccactagaccaccagggaactcacccccattttatagataagcaaaCTGATGCTTTATTAGGTTACATGCCCAGGGTCATTTTCCTCAGCCCTCAGATGGGATTGAAGGGGCTGATTTGTTGCTGTTAGAAGTGGTTAGGAAATATCCATGAATAGTATCTTAACACAGGAGTTGGTTCCTCTACCTGGGATTAATGCCACTGGACCGCTTTAGAAATGAGCCCTCTCTGGCACCATCCCCTTTGGTTACTTAAGAAACCAATACCTTTTGGCTGGAGCCCCAATTGGAAAAGCCTCGTGGAATACATGTCTTTAAAAAGTTTCAAATTCTGGTTCCAGTTAACACATGCACCTCAGTAATTAAATGGTGATGTATATAGATTTGATGCATAAATAATACTAGACTAGCAATGAAGGTCCCACCTGCCCTTCAGAAGCTGTTGACTTGACACATCCTGTAGATCTAGCACAGTCTCAACAAAGCAGAAGGTTTGGTCTGGAGATCTACCAAGGATCTCAAGGGATATAGGCATCGTGAGCCCCGTGTCTGTGTTAGGGCAGTGTCAGAAGTTACTGTGCCCTGAGACTAACGAGGTAATCAGATAAACCCAGTGGGAGAAAGAAAATAGTTCCAAACTCAGAGTCCCTAGATTCTCATCAACAGTATATTTTTAACAAGCAGAAGAGTGGCCTAAATCTATGCCTGTTCTTCCAATCAATTTAGTGGCATTAATAAAGCAATTGTTAACCTTTCTTTAAAGATAATATATGAAATGTTAAcccttttttaaagataataagtGAAAAGAGAGATTTATGTCAATTTAAACTAAATTATGAATCAACTCTTAGTAGTAATTAGTCTTTGACACAGGCTGTTCTTAAAAACAAACCCTATCTGGGAAGGCCAAATTTGTGTTCTAATCTTCTAAATTCATTCCCAACATAGAGGACAGTAGTTGTACAGCTGATCCAAAAGAAGCTAAATAGAATCTCAGTTTGGTTTTATGAATATGATTTTTAAtcacatatttacttttatatttagcTTTACAAAGGATTCCTTGTTGTTAAGTTCCTTGGGTTCTACtacagttcatttatttatttttggttgtgctggatctttgttgctgctcaggcttttggctcagatggtaaaagcatctgcctacaatgcgggagacctgggttcaatccctgggttaggaagatcccctggagaaggaaatggcaagctattccagtattcttgcctggaaaattccatggacgctTTTCCGGTAAGCGGCCTCAGGTGACCCCTAAAAATGGTGCGCTATTCACTTGACccagaaaaccccacaaaatcaTGCAAATCAAGAGGTTCAAATCTTCGTGTTCACTTTAAGAACACTCATGAAACTGCCCAGGCCATAAAGGGTATGCATATCCGAAAAGCCACCAAGTATCTTAAGGATGTCACTTTAAAGAAACAATGTGTACCATTCCGTCCTTACAACGGTGGAGTTGGTAGGTGTGCACAGGCCAAACAGTGGGGCTGGACGCAGGGTCGGTGGCCCAAAAAGAGTGCTGAATTTTTACTACACATGCTCAAAAATGCAGAGAGTAATGCTGAACTTAAGGGCTTAGATGTAGATTTTCTGGTCATTGAGCACATCCAAGTGAACAAAGCCCCTAAGATGTGGCGCAGGACTTACAGAGCTCATGGTCGGATCAGCCCCTACATGAGCTCTCCCTGCCACATTGAGATGATccttactgaaaaagaacagattgttcctaaaccagaagaggacgttgcacagaagaaaaagatatcccagaagaaactgaagaaacaaaaacttatggCCCGGGAATAAATGCcgcaaaaaataaatgcaaataaaagtaaaaagtgttGGTTGTCTTAATTAGCAAATGTATTTCAAGTGttagcacaaaaaaaaaaaaaagaaaaagaaaattccatggacggaggagcctggcaggctacagtccatggggtcgcagagtcggacacgactgagcgacttcacttcaggcttttctctagttgtggcgagaggggactactctttgttggctgtgcagggcatgggcttctcattgcagcagactctcttgttgtgaagcaaaGGCTCTAGAGAGTTCGGGCTCCAGTGGTTTcgacacgtgggctcagtagttgtggcacgggcttatttgccctgaggcatgtgggatcctcccagactggggatcacacccacgtctcctgtattggcagcagACTCtcatccactgagccatcagggaagcctcctacaatttgttttaaacaaataGTTTCATAATGGTACTAATAACTGTTCTCATaattataaattctaaaaatctCTTGGTAGGGCCCTGGTCTCTCTGGCTATAGAACATCTGGCACATTTTTCTTGTTTGCTCCTGTGTTATAGGAAAGTTAAATGTACAAACTTAGGAAGAAACATGGCGTGTGATCAGTTGTACTCTAAGACATAGATGCTAGGGGATATTTCAAGGGTGGCTCTTGGTCCAAGATCCCTCTTTGTATATGGGGGTGTATACGGGTAGACTCCTACTTTTCACtacttatttttccctttaggACGGAATTTCCTACCTCTACGCTATGGACCTTCGGGGCCACATTCTTCTGTTGTAGGGCCCTGTCCTTAGGATGTTTAGCACCATGCtttgcataaaaaaaaaatccacagaacTTATGCATCTTATCactagaagtttgtaccctttgaccaacaacCCCTCAGTCCCTGGAACCACCATTCTACTATTGGTGTCTAAGAGTTTGGCCTTTTTTAGATTCTAGATGTAAATGAGGTCATACAGTATTGTCTTTCACTATCTGCctttcttggcttcccaggtggcgctggtggtaaagaacttgcttgccagtgcaggagacaaaagagatgtggatttgattcctgggttaggaagatcccctggaggagggcatggcaacccactccagtattcttgcctggaaatcccatggacagaggagcctggtgggctatggttcatagggtcacaaagagtcggacacaactgaagcaacttagcatgcacacatctgACTTTCCTTGTTTCACTGCCTTCAAGGTCCATATATATTGTTGCAAGAGGCACAATATTTCCTTTTTGGTGTCCAAAtaatattcttgtgtgtgtgtgtgtataacatataatatatacatcagattttctttgtccattcatctgtcagtggtcACTTAGGCTTTTTCCACGTCTTGCTATGGTGACTATTTTGCAATGAGCATGAGCGATTTCTTTGAGGTCTGATTTAAActcttttgaatatatacccagatgtgagatttgctgggtcatatggtgcttctatttttgattttttgaggagcctctgtATTGTTTTCCATCATGtttgtaccagtttgcattctcaccaacagtggaCAAGGGCCCTGTTTTCTCACCAGGAGAGTTGTTCtcttatctgactcttagcgaccccatggactgtagcccaccaggctcctctgtccatgggattttccaggcaatagtactgtagtggattgccatttccttctccaggggatcttcctgacccagggatcaaacccaggtctcccacattgtagatagacgctttgccatctgagccaccagggaagtccttttttgataatagccatcctaataggTATGAGGtgctatctcactgtggttttagtttgcatttccttgatgattagtcatgttgagcatcttctaatgtacctgttgaccatttgtatgtcttctttggaaaatgtctgttcagattgCCTGCTGATTTTGTATTGGATTATTAGGGggattttttgctattgagttgtgtgTATTCCACagatacatttgtgtgtgtgtgtgcatgtgcatgggtgcacactcagacatgtccaactctttatgaccccatggacacaaagggctcctctgtccatggaattttccatgcaagaatactgaagtgggcttccatttcctactccaggaatcCTCCCgactcagtgattgaacctgcatctcctgcttggcagatggattctgttaccactgcaccacctacaaatgagattatatatataatttccacTTTGTTGAGAACTTTTATCATGAAAGtgtgttgaattttgtgaaatgctCTTTCTGTATTGACTGATAGGATCACATGATCTTAATCCTTAATTctattaatgtgatgtatcacatttattTACTTGTGTGTGTTGAGCCATCtttgcatcccagggataaatcccacttagtcatggtctgtgatccttttaatgtgctgttaaATTCAGAttgctgatattttgttgagaacttttgcatctatattcatcagagatattgacctgtagttttattttcttggcctgtCCTTATCTGGCTTAGGTATTAGGGTAATGCATGcaggcctcataaaatgagtttggaagtattcactcctcttcagttttttttgaACAGTTTGAAAAGGACTGTTATTAGTTCTTGAAATGTTTGGTGACATTCACCAGGGAAGTTGTCTGatcctggacttttctttgttaGGAGGTTTTTGATTACTATTTCAAATTCCTTAGTCATTATTGGCCTGTTtagatgttttatcttttttgaaagtttatttatttattgaagtatagttgatttacagttgtTGTCAAGTTTCAatatacagcagtgattcagttatatatatatatgtatgtatgtttgcatatatttcttttcaggcccttgggagttccctggtggtctggcaGGTGGGCCTTGCTACTATCACTGTGCTGGCtggagttcaacccctggttgcagaactaaaatcccacaagctatgAGGCCCCCCAAAAAGCCCCCCAAAACAACCCCCTAAAACAGATTATTATCcgttatagattattacaagatactgagtataattCTGTGCTCTCTACAgcatgtccttgttggttatctttttATACTTAGTACTGTGTGTATGtgaatcccaaattcctaatttatccccctccTTTTCCCTTTGAAAATCATGGATatgtattcagattttctatttcttcatgactgattcttggtaggttgtatgtttctaggaaagTATTCATTTTTAAGTTAGGCAGTTTTTGGTGTATAATTACTCATAGCAGTTTCTTAGGATcccttgtatttctgtggtatcagttgtaatgtctcctctttcgtttataatttagtttatttgagtcttctctttttcttggtaaGTTTAGCAaaaggtttgtcagttttttACTTCCTCAAAACACCAGCCTTTAATTTCACTGACTCTTTCCGTTGTCTTTCtagtctttatttctttgctttctgctctaatctttattattttcttctctctgataACTTTGGGATTGTTGTTTAAtcattgtgtcagactcttttgagaccccatagattgtagcttaccaggctcctctgtccatgggatttcccaggcaagaatagggcagtgggctgccattactttttccagaggattttcccaacccagggatccagccagtGTCTCtggcttgacaggcagattctttaccactgagccaccagggaagcccaactttcgGATTAGATTGGTCTTATTTTTCTAATCCCTTGAGGTGTAAAgctaggttgtttatttgagattcttctttcttaataaaGGCATTTGTTACAAtcaacttccttcttagaactgtttttgctgcatctcataagTTTTAATATAGtgcattcacatactgttgatgcctagagaattttgaacatgaCCTTGCTAGTATATggaatgagtgcagttgtgcagtagtttgaacattctttggcattgcctgtctttgggactaaaatgaaaactgaccttttccagtcctgtggccactgctgagttttccaaatttgctggcatattgagtgcagcactttaacagcatcctcttttaggatttgaaatagctcaactggaactccatcacttccacaagttttgttcgtagtgatgtttcctaaggaccacttgacttcacactccgcactctggctctaggtaaatgatcataccatcatggttatccaggtcattaagatctttttttttgtatagttcttctgtgtattcttgccacagcttattaatatcttctgcttctgttaggtccatactgtttctgtcctctgggttggga includes the following:
- the LOC112581260 gene encoding 60S ribosomal protein L17-like, which codes for MVRYSLDPENPTKSCKSRGSNLRVHFKNTHETAQAIKGMHIRKATKYLKDVTLKKQCVPFRPYNGGVGRCAQAKQWGWTQGRWPKKSAEFLLHMLKNAESNAELKGLDVDFLVIEHIQVNKAPKMWRRTYRAHGRISPYMSSPCHIEMILTEKEQIVPKPEEDVAQKKKISQKKLKKQKLMARE